The Tamandua tetradactyla isolate mTamTet1 chromosome 13, mTamTet1.pri, whole genome shotgun sequence genome segment ACTGAGCATCTCCTCCTAGAAGGGGCCGGGTTCCTGGAGCAGGAGGAGCGGCTTGGGAATTGGGGGGCGGGGCATGTATTTGGGTAGGGGAGAGGGCTGTGAACTTCGGATAAAGAAACTTCTAGATACGCGATTAGGAAGACAGGAAACGGGTATCTGAACAGTCAGCCTGGGTTTCTGAATTTGGGGGCCAGGACCCTGGATGTGGGGGTTCTGCTCTTGGCGGGGGTGGAGAGGGGGCCGAGACTAGCTTGGGAAGGGGTGAAACATGAAGTGGACACAGGGTGGCCACAAGTGCTTTAATAAGAGGGGTTTGTCAAGAAGGCGGTGGTCCCGTTCTGCTGGACAGATGCCGAGGGGTCACCCCATGTCTCTCTTCCGTCATTTCAGGAGCCCCAATTTTTTGCCGAAGCCCGAGACGGTCTCAGAGGCCTGGTTAGTAGTCTTGTCCATGGTTTCCTGGGTGGTCTTGACCACCTGGTCTAAggctggggaagggaaggagagggcaggtgaggggtggggggtgcctaGGGAACAAGCGCAGTCTGTGTCCTGCTGTGGCCTGGCCAGGATTTCCCTCTCAAGGAAGTCTCCTCAGGACCCCAGGGCCCAAGGAAGGGAGAAGGGGGCTGCAGAGGAGAGGGTGAGgcaggggcagggatggggtgATGGGGCTGTCTgctgccccccctcccccagccccttcaGACCTTTCTGCCCAGCCGAAGTGGCCTGATCCACGGCATCCTGAACAGCCGCTCCGGCCACTGTCACTGGAACAGAGAGATGTGGTCTTTAGCCCCTGTAATGGCCTCACCCACCACAGGGACCCCACGGTGGCCATCCCCCCCCCATCTGTTCTCTAGAGTGGTCCATCCTGCAGGCCTGTGGGGCAGGTGCCCTAGAGGTGCGGTCTCTTGGCCAAGGCCACCCAGCCAGTGAGGGGCAAGAGCTGGTCCTATGTACCCGGCTGTCCTCATTTATTTATAACTCTGGGCCGCTCCCCTCTGGCGCTCTGCCCTTCCCACCTCCAGGGATGCTGAGAAAAATATCCGCcagaggaaggaaggcagggcCGGGCCAGGCTGGTGCTGGCCTGTGGGGGCTGTGGCTGCAGCTGGCCCTGACCCAGGAAGACCCCCCGCCCCTTTGAACAGCCTCTCCTGCTCACAGCCAGATGCCTGAATTCCTACCACTCCTGCCTTTGGCCCTGGGGCCTTACTTTTGCCAGGCCCTCTCACCACCTCCTCCCCACTGTGGCATGCCCCAGAGGGCACACATGCAACGATGCCCACGCCCCAGGCATTAGGAGACAAAGTGCAGAAAGGAGGAGAGACTTCCAAGGCCAGAACAGGCTCCGGGGCAGAGGGGCGAGCTCCAGGTGCTCGGTGGGTCACCCTGCTGGGCAGGTAAACTTGACTGGTGAGCAGGAAGGGGCCTGCTTTAGATTAA includes the following:
- the ADIRF gene encoding adipogenesis regulatory factor; amino-acid sequence: MANKGLQNLKQQVEGAAQEAVTVAGAAVQDAVDQATSAGQKALDQVVKTTQETMDKTTNQASETVSGFGKKLGLLK